The following coding sequences lie in one Pseudomonas sp. SL4(2022) genomic window:
- a CDS encoding DUF1883 domain-containing protein, with protein sequence MKFIHQREHLNEDDIVVIECSQTCNIRLMSDANFRSFKNGGRHTYHGGAFDTFPAKITVPSSGFWNITIDTVTRRAISVTRKPTLKHSIKIIRKSTSRLS encoded by the coding sequence ATGAAATTTATACACCAGCGCGAACACCTCAACGAAGACGATATCGTCGTGATCGAGTGTTCGCAGACCTGCAACATTCGCCTGATGAGTGATGCCAACTTCCGCAGTTTTAAAAATGGCGGTCGGCATACCTACCACGGTGGCGCATTCGACACCTTCCCAGCGAAGATCACTGTGCCTAGCAGCGGCTTCTGGAATATCACGATCGACACCGTGACTCGCCGTGCCATCAGCGTGACGCGCAAGCCGACACTCAAACATTCGATCAAGATCATTCGCAAGTCGACCTCGCGCCTGAGCTGA
- a CDS encoding DMT family transporter: protein MRLADLIRLLLLAAIWGASFLFMRIIAPVLGSMPTAFFRASLGMLGLLVILLLMRVRWDFSGKLKHCLMLGVINAGLPSAMYCMAALVLPAGYSAIFNATTPMMGVLIGMLFFAEALTLSKAVGVAIGLFGVAVLTRTGPVEFDLNLLLGAAACLVATACYGVAGFLTRRWIGQQGGLDNRLTAFASLCGASLFLLPWFAGSLVMQAPASWGGLEVWLSLAGLGFICTAFAYVLYFRLLSDIGPIRASTTTFLIPPFGVLWGALLLDEPLSWAYLYGGVLIAIALWLVVRPTAGKPA, encoded by the coding sequence GTGCGTCTTGCTGACCTGATCCGTCTGCTATTGCTTGCTGCCATCTGGGGTGCCAGCTTTCTCTTCATGCGCATCATCGCGCCGGTACTGGGCAGCATGCCGACCGCGTTTTTCCGCGCCAGCCTGGGCATGCTCGGCCTGCTGGTGATTCTCCTGCTGATGCGCGTGCGCTGGGACTTCAGTGGCAAGCTCAAGCACTGCCTGATGCTTGGTGTGATCAACGCCGGCCTGCCCTCGGCCATGTATTGCATGGCCGCGCTGGTACTGCCGGCCGGCTATTCGGCGATTTTCAATGCCACCACCCCTATGATGGGCGTCCTGATCGGCATGCTGTTCTTCGCCGAAGCCCTGACCCTGAGTAAGGCGGTCGGCGTGGCCATCGGTCTGTTCGGGGTGGCGGTGCTGACCCGCACCGGCCCGGTGGAATTCGACCTTAATCTGCTGCTGGGCGCGGCCGCCTGCCTGGTGGCGACCGCCTGCTATGGCGTTGCCGGTTTTCTCACCCGCCGCTGGATTGGCCAGCAAGGCGGTCTGGACAATCGCCTGACGGCCTTCGCCAGCCTGTGTGGTGCCAGCCTGTTTCTGCTGCCCTGGTTTGCCGGCTCCCTGGTGATGCAGGCACCAGCCAGCTGGGGCGGGCTGGAGGTCTGGCTTTCGCTGGCCGGGCTGGGCTTTATCTGTACAGCATTCGCCTACGTGCTGTATTTCCGCCTGCTCAGTGATATCGGACCGATCAGGGCCAGCACCACCACCTTCCTGATCCCGCCCTTCGGCGTACTCTGGGGCGCCTTGCTGCTCGATGAGCCGCTGTCCTGGGCCTACCTGTATGGCGGAGTACTGATCGCCATCGCCCTGTGGCTGGTGGTTCGCCCGACAGCCGGAAAACCCGCTTGA